Proteins from a single region of Natrinema amylolyticum:
- a CDS encoding ABC transporter substrate-binding protein: protein MSNESNEQTRYGSGIFDRTDRRTVLRTIGAGAAATSVAGCLGGGGSGDTIKIGHIMAVETDNGLGSERSAQLAVDQLNENGGILDQDVELVTADSAGQPSEAHSAVTEMISRENIQMLVGTIVSEVALSLVDLASENDLPFMITGAASPRIFAENHAQNYDQYKSIFRPGPVNSIKQAEYLAEYGQFLSEEHGWDTMAVVSEDAAWTQDITDITAGLLEDNGIDVSVNERVALDTNDWTPILDQVESSGAQAMIGALSHIPITGMTASWSRNEYPFSVDGVMIAAQSPQFWSDTDGTAEYLSTATAAADGFADITPKTSEVMDAYQAEYDSRPTTPTFVGFITHDAINLYAEAVERAGTANHQEDIDAIVEELQATDFQGSFGQIQFQGEDDEYPNDVYPGESAGDEYAPFTVTQWQTAEEGDGIGGTDGTKRCVWPETYQNGDHQPPSWM from the coding sequence ATGAGCAATGAGTCCAACGAGCAGACTCGCTACGGCAGTGGCATCTTCGATCGAACGGATCGCCGAACCGTCCTACGGACGATCGGAGCGGGGGCAGCGGCCACGTCGGTCGCGGGGTGTCTAGGCGGCGGTGGTAGCGGAGATACGATAAAGATCGGGCACATCATGGCCGTCGAAACGGACAACGGTCTCGGATCGGAGCGGTCGGCGCAGTTAGCCGTCGATCAGCTGAACGAGAACGGCGGCATCCTCGACCAAGACGTCGAACTCGTGACGGCCGACTCTGCCGGGCAGCCCTCCGAGGCGCACTCCGCAGTGACGGAGATGATCAGTCGGGAGAACATCCAGATGCTGGTCGGGACCATCGTGAGCGAAGTCGCGCTGTCACTGGTTGACTTGGCGTCCGAGAACGACTTGCCCTTCATGATCACCGGTGCGGCGTCGCCGCGTATCTTCGCCGAAAACCACGCACAGAACTACGATCAGTACAAGAGCATCTTCCGGCCCGGACCGGTCAACTCGATCAAACAGGCCGAATACCTCGCGGAGTACGGCCAGTTCCTTAGCGAGGAACACGGATGGGACACGATGGCCGTCGTCTCCGAGGACGCCGCTTGGACGCAGGACATCACGGACATTACCGCGGGACTCCTCGAGGATAACGGAATAGACGTTTCAGTCAACGAGCGGGTCGCGCTGGATACGAACGACTGGACGCCGATCCTGGATCAGGTCGAAAGCTCCGGCGCACAGGCTATGATCGGGGCGCTCTCACACATCCCGATCACCGGCATGACCGCGTCCTGGTCGCGAAACGAGTACCCGTTCTCCGTCGACGGCGTCATGATCGCCGCGCAGTCGCCGCAGTTCTGGTCCGACACCGACGGCACCGCGGAGTATCTGTCCACGGCGACGGCCGCCGCGGACGGGTTCGCGGACATCACGCCGAAGACGAGCGAGGTCATGGACGCCTACCAGGCCGAGTACGATTCGCGGCCGACGACACCGACGTTCGTCGGATTCATCACCCACGACGCGATCAATCTCTACGCGGAGGCCGTCGAGCGCGCGGGCACTGCGAATCACCAGGAGGACATCGACGCGATCGTCGAAGAGTTGCAAGCGACCGACTTCCAGGGATCGTTCGGACAGATTCAGTTCCAGGGCGAGGACGACGAGTACCCGAACGACGTCTATCCGGGCGAAAGCGCGGGCGACGAGTACGCGCCGTTTACCGTCACGCAGTGGCAAACGGCGGAAGAGGGCGACGGAATCGGCGGGACGGACGGTACGAAACGCTGCGTCTGGCCCGAGACCTACCAGAACGGTGACCATCAGCCGCCGTCCTGGATGTAA
- a CDS encoding branched-chain amino acid ABC transporter permease encodes MLSEILTIVIVGAMISAIYALIAIGFTMIFGVGGILNLTHGALLMLSAYAYLVAQPYIGRLGGVITGVLVAALASYGVYMGLVRYIEEHVVITFMATIMAALAIQEAITMGFSQQARVLEPMVPGSIAVAGTRMQYDQLLAFVVSWVLIGLLWYYVTNTKNGRAILATSMSERGAIFTGVDLPQVRRQTWLIAGAFAGVGGLFIGRLQQTSPEMWLEPLTLAFIIVIIGGVGSIKGSIIAAYLIGYIETLTVELIGAPYRVVVALLIIIAVIMYRPEGLYGREYLE; translated from the coding sequence ATGCTCTCAGAGATACTCACGATCGTGATCGTCGGGGCGATGATCAGCGCGATCTACGCCCTGATCGCGATCGGATTCACGATGATCTTCGGCGTCGGTGGGATACTCAATCTCACCCACGGCGCGTTGCTCATGCTCAGCGCCTACGCGTACCTCGTGGCCCAGCCGTACATCGGCCGACTCGGGGGCGTAATCACCGGTGTCCTCGTCGCCGCACTCGCGTCGTACGGCGTCTACATGGGCCTCGTCAGGTACATCGAAGAGCACGTCGTCATCACGTTTATGGCGACGATCATGGCCGCACTCGCTATCCAGGAGGCGATAACGATGGGATTCTCGCAGCAGGCGCGCGTTCTCGAGCCCATGGTCCCGGGCTCCATCGCGGTCGCCGGCACCCGGATGCAGTACGACCAGCTCCTGGCGTTCGTCGTCTCTTGGGTGCTGATCGGTCTGCTGTGGTACTACGTCACAAATACGAAGAACGGACGCGCGATCCTCGCGACGTCGATGAGCGAACGGGGTGCGATATTCACCGGCGTCGATCTCCCGCAAGTCCGGCGGCAGACGTGGCTCATCGCGGGCGCGTTCGCCGGCGTCGGCGGGCTCTTCATCGGACGCCTGCAACAGACCAGCCCCGAGATGTGGCTCGAGCCGCTGACGCTCGCGTTCATCATCGTCATCATCGGCGGCGTCGGTTCGATCAAGGGGTCGATCATCGCGGCGTACCTGATCGGCTACATCGAGACGCTCACGGTCGAACTCATCGGCGCCCCGTACCGCGTCGTGGTAGCGCTACTGATAATCATCGCAGTGATCATGTACCGGCCGGAAGGCCTCTACGGGAGGGAGTACCTTGAGTAA